The following are encoded in a window of Candidatus Neomarinimicrobiota bacterium genomic DNA:
- a CDS encoding LytR C-terminal domain-containing protein, producing the protein MGLVNSGIAILSLLLVAFIFSFSGRQTQSGVPIEVKFPSMPNTPKLAVDVYDANPVLDIEIEILNGCGEPGLAAKFSELLRKNRVDVVRSENADHFEYEQTILIQRNENIEGLKQVAAALGFDIENPAQVITSADPNLDVDLTLIIGKDYSSITSIQSYLKN; encoded by the coding sequence ATGGGACTTGTTAATTCCGGAATTGCAATCCTATCCCTTTTGTTAGTTGCCTTCATTTTTTCTTTTTCAGGACGACAAACGCAAAGCGGTGTACCTATTGAAGTAAAATTCCCATCCATGCCTAATACTCCAAAATTGGCCGTAGATGTTTATGATGCTAACCCCGTTTTGGATATTGAAATTGAAATATTAAATGGTTGCGGGGAACCGGGTTTGGCTGCAAAATTTTCTGAATTATTAAGGAAGAATCGAGTGGATGTTGTCCGTTCTGAAAATGCTGATCATTTTGAATATGAGCAAACTATCCTAATCCAACGAAATGAAAATATTGAGGGATTGAAACAAGTGGCCGCAGCACTAGGGTTTGATATTGAAAATCCTGCTCAGGTCATCACTTCTGCCGATCCGAACCTTGATGTAGACCTGACTTTGATTATTGGAAAAGATTATTCTTCGATCACTTCGATTCAATCTTATTTAAAAAACTAA
- the mnmA gene encoding tRNA 2-thiouridine(34) synthase MnmA, with translation MGKPIIVGISGGVDSSVTALLLQQQGYDVECVFMKNWEGNDDENCTAEEDYKDALAVCDHLNLPLRSVNFAKEYWDGVFQYFIDEYAKGRTPNPDVLCNREVKFKAFLDYSIELGADKIATGHYARIDESNGQFKLLKGLDPGKDQSYFLYLLGQKALSKSMFPIGEIEKINVRKLAQDSGLINHAKKDSTGVCFIGEQKFFKDFLKKYIPTKPGKMKTINGQVCGEHDGLMYYTMGQRKGLGIGGGYGEKEAPWFVAEKDLDQNTLIVAQGHDHPALFHQHLSADQIHWTGATPPDDFEGLYAKIRYRQSDQKCEITELTSDSFSVKFDQPQFAITPGQSIVFYLGDECLGGGIIKGRN, from the coding sequence ATGGGTAAACCTATCATTGTGGGCATTAGCGGCGGTGTAGATAGCTCCGTTACTGCACTGCTTCTTCAACAACAAGGCTACGATGTAGAATGTGTATTCATGAAAAACTGGGAAGGCAATGATGATGAAAATTGTACTGCGGAAGAAGATTATAAGGATGCACTTGCCGTTTGCGATCATTTAAATTTGCCACTTCGTAGTGTTAATTTCGCCAAAGAATATTGGGACGGTGTCTTCCAATATTTTATAGATGAATATGCCAAAGGACGTACACCCAACCCTGATGTCCTTTGTAACCGGGAAGTGAAATTTAAAGCCTTTTTAGATTACTCAATTGAATTGGGCGCGGACAAAATAGCCACAGGGCATTATGCCAGGATTGATGAATCAAATGGTCAATTCAAATTATTGAAAGGTCTCGATCCAGGAAAAGATCAAAGTTATTTTCTTTATTTACTCGGGCAGAAAGCTCTTTCAAAAAGTATGTTCCCCATTGGTGAAATTGAAAAAATAAATGTGAGAAAATTAGCGCAAGATTCAGGATTGATTAATCATGCCAAAAAAGACAGTACTGGTGTATGTTTTATTGGTGAACAAAAATTCTTTAAAGATTTTCTTAAAAAATATATTCCTACTAAACCGGGGAAAATGAAAACAATTAATGGCCAAGTTTGTGGAGAGCATGATGGCCTTATGTATTATACTATGGGTCAGCGTAAGGGATTAGGAATCGGCGGCGGCTATGGTGAAAAAGAAGCGCCCTGGTTCGTGGCTGAAAAAGATCTGGATCAAAATACGCTGATCGTGGCCCAAGGTCATGATCATCCTGCTCTTTTTCATCAACATTTATCAGCTGATCAAATCCATTGGACCGGCGCCACGCCACCAGATGATTTTGAAGGATTGTACGCAAAAATTCGTTATCGCCAAAGTGACCAAAAATGTGAGATTACCGAACTTACCTCTGATTCATTCTCCGTAAAGTTTGATCAACCACAATTCGCCATTACACCTGGACAATCCATTGTTTTTTATCTAGGCGATGAATGCCTCGGTGGGGGAATTATCAAAGGTCGCAATTAA
- the rsfS gene encoding ribosome silencing factor has protein sequence MTSSDLAAQIAQLSLDKKADHVLSIEVKDLTSITDHFVICSADTDVQVKAISDSIRRNTDHKPIRIEGYQQLNWVLLDYIDVIVHIFRTTERNYYNIEKLWADAPIIEYNDDDFITANPSAD, from the coding sequence ATCACTTCAAGTGATTTGGCGGCACAAATTGCGCAACTCTCCTTAGATAAAAAAGCGGACCATGTCCTGAGTATTGAGGTAAAGGATCTCACAAGCATTACCGACCATTTTGTCATTTGTTCTGCTGATACGGATGTCCAGGTTAAAGCAATTTCCGACTCTATTCGGAGAAACACTGATCATAAACCAATTCGAATTGAAGGCTATCAACAATTGAATTGGGTATTGCTTGATTACATTGATGTGATTGTACACATATTTCGCACAACTGAACGAAATTATTATAATATTGAAAAACTGTGGGCTGATGCCCCAATAATTGAATACAACGATGACGATTTTATCACAGCTAATCCAAGCGCTGACTGA